The window TCGAATACAAAATTACTCTTCTGAGTTGTGACTGATTAACAAGGTTCTCCTCTACATCTTTTGCTCCTATATTTGCATCTGTTATCTATGAACTTTCTTAAACATGTACAAGAACATATTCCCTAATCTCTTTTCGTTGTCGGCCAATTAGTGCAACTTGAAAGTACCATACAAGTTACAACTGTTTGTAGAAGAGAACGTACGCTTGATCATGCAGCACTTTGCTTGTGGGAATGGCTGTGACAGACACATCATCATAACGCAGCCACTTCCCACTTGGATGGCGGGCATCAGCAGTGTAATGACCCTTTGAAGGGTCCCTTCCATGATGAGTGATCGTCGCAACAAGTTCATACCTTCTACCCTGTAGCAATTAAATGGAAGTATATGCATTACTTGATATAATCTTTAGGCACAAGGTTTAGGTTGATACATTTCTGATACAGACATACAGTTATCTACAACAACAATGCCTTAGTCCCAAGGAAGTTGGAGAGCTGACCATAGCGCTCCATTTAATCTAATCTCAGACCAATATTATACAGTTATCTACAGAACAGATTTTCAATTGCAGGTACATTCACATAGCAAGGTGTATACAATCATAAACATGTTTGGACACCACAGATATTTATAGGAAACTACAGAAAAGGAGCCTAACCAATAGGTCATAGTAGAACCAAGGGTGTGGCTTAGTAGTGGATTGAGCATAAGGTCTCGGGTTCAATTCCCAGCAAAGacaaaacactaggtgatttcttcccatctgttctagccttgatggacagagttacctgatactaattgttggtgggaggtggcacTGGCAGGTATCCCGAGGTATTGGTCGAAGTGCGCACAAGCTGGCTCGGACACCATggtttatcaaaaaaaaaaaaataggccaCAGTACCTGATTGCTTAACTTTCAACCTCAATGATCCTTACCATACAGAATGTTCCAATCTTATCCACATCACCACACAAGAAGGAACAAGTCCAAACTACTATTCGTAGCACAAACGGAATGACCACCTTTAGAAGCTTAATCAGAAGCTTTCGAGCATACCTTTCAATGGTGAAAGTGAACTTACTAGAGAATAAAACCAAgtaatttatcaaaatcaacataACTTGGATGTAGCCAAATCAAATCTGTTGTGATCAGAGTGCAAGATTAACATGACAATCTCAGTGAAGAATCGGATTTTCAGGGCAGCATGTAAACATTGGAACTAGCAGGGCCACATTTGTAAGAAGAGGGAGATAATCTCACCTCAGAAGGAGAGTCGAGAAATTCACGTCCAAACACAAGCTCCAAAGGAAAGTGCACGGGTTTGTGCAACTTGGTACTCCCTTCACTTCCGTAGCTAAAGCGCATTAAATGCAACACCATTATATCAGAAAGCTCCAGAATCTTAACAGACTTGCTGGCACTGACAACCTCAGCCTGAAATATGATTGAGAGAGTCATGAAGGGTTCTCTAAAATATTTGCAAGATTAACCATCGAAAAGCATTTTTTTTTAGAGAATAGTAACTttaagcataatttttttttaccagtAATGTGAAATTGGCCAAGAAGTCTCATTAATTTTAAGCATAATTCTCTAGTTGACCTCTTCCAGAAATAGTAAGCACTACTGTGTTTTCTTTGTCAGAAGAAAATacattaattttcttcttttactttgttTAGGTGAAAGAAAGTATATCCCAGAGTGTGATAATCTTGTGTATTAAAATGGGTGTATCCCACGGAATGACTACATACTTTATACTTAATCATCTACTGGTACAAAAATTCACTTAACATAATACAGTACCTTCCCAGCTGTGGAAGCTCGATATCCTTCGAGTGCCTCTGGTGCAGAAAACATCCGAAGTGCGTCTTCTATTGAGCAAATAGGCTCTGGATAAATGTTCAGGTGGAGCAGAAGAAATGGTTGTACTGTTGCCGAGGCTTTGTTGCCTTTTTAAACCAATCAAAACGAGCTATTAGACAAATGGATAAGAGAGTACCAACAGGAAACAACCTATATGAGCAAAAGAGAATAAGAAACATAGCAGCTCAATGACATCATCCATTTAATTCGACCAATTGATGAAGGCTAGCTAAGCCTTTACAAATTCAAATTCTTAGCAGGTTCAAGTTTGCCTAATCCTTTTATGTTATCCATTACCCAGCGTAGTGAGAAAAAGGAAATACAAGCCAAAGTTTAAGATGACTATTACAGAATATCCTTGTACTCAGCTGGCCCAAATAAGTGAATGTAACCATGTGAAGGATCTCAGCTTCAGCTGACACAACTTCTTCCAATTTATGTCAGTGAGTTTCTGTGTAGTCTCTATAATACCTAAGTTAGTATAGATTTATTAGATAGATAAAGAGCAAATGCCCTTACTGCCACAGGCACAAAGATAGCCCTCCTCTCGACATGGAGTAATACAATAGAAGACAATTAAAAGTCCAGATTCTACAAATCCAAAGTACCAATCAATATTCTCTGGAATACCAAATACCTGATTCACTTCAGTGGTTGAAGACGCTAAATACCTTTGAATAACCTACCAAACTGCTTCAGTATTACATTGTCCTTTTCCAACACTCCTCCCTTTGATTAATCATCCTAAACATTTGGACTACCTTTTTTATACTACTGAAATCTTTTAGTGCATAAACAAAGAGCGACATGGATCTAGTAAAGTACATGTAATTGATTCTTGTACGTTTCAGAACATTCTTGAAAATAAAGATGCTCTGTTAGCAAGATAAccacttaaaatctgaaaatcagaaaagtacaaaaagaaaaaactaccTCCCCTTCTTAACTCCAAGTGCTTCAGTTTGAAAGAGAGAATTATCACAATTCGAAGGTACTGCTAAGTTATCCCACATTTGTTGAGGGAATAAGCTATTGTCTACTTATATGTTTTTGCGCAATCCACATCTTATGATCTAACTTTTGGAGTTGAATTAGGTTCAAGGTCCATTTTCTTAACATAGTATTTGAGTCAGACCCATCCCAGTTCTTGATCACCCATTGTTGAGCTCCTATGTTATTTTGTACAAGCTTCATATATCCAAACAAAGGTGGCGGAAAGGGTATTAACTTACGTTGATTGAGGGAAAGGGTTGttgtctccttatatggtctagCACAATCCTACCTCATTtgctagcttttggggttaaGCTCAGTATTCATTTTCTCAAGTACCAACTAACAAGCACCTTAAAACAACCCCgggtgaaaaattaaataattccaACTTTGCTTtccaaatatatattataattccTAAAGCGCCTGGCTAATGAAATTGTCAATAAATCAGTGtaagaaaaagaaacaagtaCTTGCAAAAGAAGGCCCAATGGTAGATCCAGAACACTGCAAGGGTTAACTGAAAACATTTATCTTGTTGAAGAGTTAGATGAGCACCTACAAACCTTCCACCAATTCTGTTCAAAACATAGTTTGCCAGAGTGCTACATTCCGAACTCCCATTTCTTTAGATCATTTCATCTTCCCTATTGTAATGGTCAAAAACCTAGGTTCTCTACTCAGTTGAGCAATTAAACCTTAGGTTTTACTCTTcatgttttctttcttattctgCCTTTTATTCTAAAGTAGCGAGATGCGCGGTAGTTAATACAAGCATACAAGGTAGTGATGGATCAAGATAGATCCAAACAATATCCTGATTTAACTACGCAAATATAAAGGCATCCCTATCCAATGTCATGCATTCAGTTTACCTTTAGCCTTCACTACACTCTTCAATTGGCCTCCAAAAATTTCACTTAATTTTGATGGAACAAAGCTCTGTGTTCTAGTAACTGCAGTCCTATTCCTTCGGCCAACAGTCTCCCAATCATCATCCTCTTCCTCATCATCTGTTGATGAAACCAGAGAGGAGTTTCTCCCAGTACCATTTGGTACTTGGCCCTCTAATCTTAGCAATTCATCATGCATCTGATGCATGAGAAAACTGAGGAACTCCTGGGCATCCTCCTGCCTGTAAGTAGCAAATCCACCATAACACTTAGAAGATGAAAAACAGGATTTACAGACAGACACACAAATAAAACCAAACATAAAGAGAGAATTACACAGGGGCACCACTTCCATCAAATTTGTGTGTCAATCAAACTTCTCTTCAAATGGTAGTTGCTAGGTGCAATTTAATTATAAGAAACTCATTTGAACATCTACAATTCCCAATTTCTTGTGACAGATAAAACAGTCCCAGTTTAGAGGGCAAGAGAATAATTACATCAATCACCTTCAGTCCatacaaaaaggaaaagaatggaCGACAAGAAAAATAGAAGGCCATAAAAGTGGTACGCAACTTAACCAAAAAAACAGAATTTGATTTTAGGAGGACCAAAAGAAGGTAATTATAGCACTTACATAAGTTTCAGTTGGCAAAGAGAAGAAAGACAAGTTCGCTTTGAAAAAGAAGCAGAATGAGATATTAAAGTGGTAAAGGAAAGTGCAGGAGGAAACCTAAAAGGTATGACTGTAAGAGCGGAAAGTGTTGGGCATGTGCATAGAGTTCTTTAAAGACGAGAATAATTGAAAAAACAAGAATGTATACAGCCAAGAAAAATCATTCCACAGCTAGCTAAATAGGTAAGAACTATACTAGAAATGAGTATCTGGTCATTTAGGGTGTAAGATCTTTAATCGAATCTGTTTTCTAAGTGCACTCTGCACAAAAGTTAAGTTTTTAAAAGAAAGCCAGTGAAACCACACGAGTATGTAACAAGAAGATAAATGATCTTTACCAGCCAAACTCACTTTAATTGGAGTCAGAGTTTTTAGCTTATGGGTTCTGAATCATAATTCTTTTTGTTTACcggattttggataaattatcTTTACATATTATTAAATGATTTTTTAACACAAACACAGTTTGAGTCTAAGTTACTGGGTTCTGCCAAAACTGTATCTATCATGCTGGCTCAGCCCCTGATTGGTGTGCATCTTTTCACTATAGACTTCAAAGATGATTTTATTTGCTTCTCACCCTCTTAAACAACTCATTTCCAAACAATTAGTCCAAAAAAACTCAGCAACATAAAAGGTAGAGAATTTCACATGTACGGTGCCCTACTTTAGATTGATTCATCTGTTACTTGTGATTCGACGGCTGGTGTATGGATTTATCACAGACAATTACTCCAGATTActtctttcttttctcctttCCGCCAATTTTTGCCTCATAATTGGTGGTTACACCCAAAGCAAAACACCACTTTTCCATTCATTGAGAGATCCAACTGCCAAAATCCATAAAAAGGACACCATGGACCAACATCCCACATATGATTGTTCTACATTCATCGCTTCACCCAAATGAAAATACAAAACAGAAATCTTTGGGGGATAATAAATGTTGTTTGTTTTTGTAGACTGCTAAAacagaattaaaaaatattttttgactgaTAAATGTCAAGAGgaagtaaaaaaacaaaaaagtaaagCCAGTAAAACAAGACTATAGTAGATCAAGTAGATTGTGGACTCTCCCATAGTTATGTCAGCATGTTAAAGTTGTGTCAGCATGTAAAAGTTGTGTCAGCATGTATAGCTACATTAGTTGGTGATTGACAATGACTGGAATCTATCAAAATGatgcattttaaaaaatattgactATGACACCTAAGAATCTTTGATACTAGTGACAAAAACAGGAAAGTCTTTGACGTTGCTCAGAACACAAAAGAATAGACAAGTGAGAAACAAGATATCGCTTATATGCTGTCAGTAACATACCTAGGTCGGCCTGTCAAGCTGTCTGCGACATCCGGGGTAAAGTTTTTTAGGACAGATTCAAACATTAAAGGTCGAAAAGGCAGCCCAATTTCTGGAACTACTGTTTCCGTTTTCTTCATGCTTGAATCAATGAATATACCGAATTCAGAGATGAACTGAACAAAGGCATGCAAAGTTGGATACCCAGCCTGTAATAAGCAaaaccaaaatttgaaatttaaggTTGTTTAGGtcatagaaaaaaaaagtaggtTATCACCATACCTCCGATATATCACGTGTTTTTAGTTCTTGCAGGAGATGAACAAAAGAAGAGCATGAGAGAAGAGCCTGAAGAGTTGCATTAAGAAAGCACAAGTTCCCCAAGTTGACCAACCCTCGAGGTAACAAACTTCCAAAAACCACAGAAGACCCATTTGTTGCCTTCAAAGAATTATGTTTACCATTAACCAAGttatagtttttaagttgattagCTAAATTAACAGCTTCAATGCTGTTAGACAATTCAGACACATTATCAGCTGCACACTGCAACAAGCTTGATTTCTCGAACGAAACATAAGAACTTCTGGTATTCACTTCTGGATGTAACAAACTCCTATTGTAAGCAGGACTTGTAAAACTAGAACTACCATATTCTTTTATAGTTTTGCCGGCCAACTTTATGGGTTTCCCTGTATTTCTATGACCCTCAGTGACATTATCTCTATGTGCAAGCTCTGATGGCTGAAGATTCCTAGAATGATCAAACTGTGTCAACGTTGTGCCAAAAATGCCCACAGATTTTAAAGTTGCAGAATCCAACGAACCAAATGTGATCCCTACATCAGTTGTTGGCTGGCTTTGCAGAGATTTAATCTCATCTTCAGTAAATGACCCAAAGATCAACACCTGATgacaaaaagagttgaaaaaaagtAGTAGGTAAACCAAATACACAACCACAGAACAGATGCAAGAAGCAACACAACCAAAACATAAATTTGCTAGTTTAAAGAAGATGTTCTAAAAGCATCTGAGAAATGTCAAATCAGTAACTAGTAAACAAACCCGTGGATTCCcacaacaaccaaaaaaaaggGACAGAAGACAGAAACTACTAACACAATCTGATCACACACGTATAGCTTCAAAAGAACTTTAAGTTGGAAATATTGTCGAAATTGGGAAGTTGTTGATTTTGAGAGAGACATTGCATTGGCAGTTGAAGAATTTTCAGAATCAAGGAATTAATTGTCAACTAATCTACC of the Capsicum annuum cultivar UCD-10X-F1 chromosome 11, UCD10Xv1.1, whole genome shotgun sequence genome contains:
- the LOC107847906 gene encoding ubiquitin carboxyl-terminal hydrolase 24, with protein sequence MNDQKVLIFGSFTEDEIKSLQSQPTTDVGITFGSLDSATLKSVGIFGTTLTQFDHSRNLQPSELAHRDNVTEGHRNTGKPIKLAGKTIKEYGSSSFTSPAYNRSLLHPEVNTRSSYVSFEKSSLLQCAADNVSELSNSIEAVNLANQLKNYNLVNGKHNSLKATNGSSVVFGSLLPRGLVNLGNLCFLNATLQALLSCSSFVHLLQELKTRDISEAGYPTLHAFVQFISEFGIFIDSSMKKTETVVPEIGLPFRPLMFESVLKNFTPDVADSLTGRPRQEDAQEFLSFLMHQMHDELLRLEGQVPNGTGRNSSLVSSTDDEEEDDDWETVGRRNRTAVTRTQSFVPSKLSEIFGGQLKSVVKAKGNKASATVQPFLLLHLNIYPEPICSIEDALRMFSAPEALEGYRASTAGKAEVVSASKSVKILELSDIMVLHLMRFSYGSEGSTKLHKPVHFPLELVFGREFLDSPSEGRRYELVATITHHGRDPSKGHYTADARHPSGKWLRYDDVSVTAIPTSKVLHDQAYVLFYKQL